The proteins below are encoded in one region of Takifugu rubripes chromosome 1, fTakRub1.2, whole genome shotgun sequence:
- the kat6b gene encoding histone acetyltransferase KAT6B isoform X2, with translation MVKLANPLYTEWILEAIQKIKRQKQRPSEERICHAVATSHGLDKRTVLEQLELSVHDGSILKVTNKGSTSYKDPGNPGRVGSIPPANVSVPSKESIWNSSDLRHIDWNKILKRAIEGLDDTHGSSLKNIERYLRNQDDLSNVVDNPAFRQRLRLAAKRSVNNGRLFKNGPRYKISHGGAEGRALRCASVSSLLLSSVTLLPHERDQLRVDPIPICSFCLGTKESNRDKQPEELLSCADCGSSGHPSCLKFSPELTSNVKRLRWQCIECKTCSSCRIQGKNADEMLFCDSCDRGFHMECCNPPLSRMPKGTWICQVCRPKENGKKLLHKKADQIKRRYAKPIGRPRNKLKQRMSVSSGDGSMVTVGRRGSPGLSGELHLKQEARTTFAAMSREHVTEEDIETFVHVRELAMQRTGSQMNTDSMRCPAVIEFGKYEIQTWYSSPYPPEYSRLQKLYLCEFCLKYMRSKNILQRHTKKCGWFHPPANEIYRKDNLSVFEVDGNVSKLFCQNLCLLAKLFLDHKTLYYDVEPFLFYILTKNDEKGCHLVGYFSKEKLCQQKYNVSCIMIMPQYQRQGFGRFLIDFSYLLTRQEGQAGSPEKPLSDLGRLSYLAYWKSVILEYLYKHPDKHISVKGISRATGMCPHDIASTLQQLGMIDRQDGRIVLIRRERLILKHIESLRANPRRNDVDPDALHWTPSTTLNAVLSEEEREAEMDAERLKEQASCWEKEEREGYMSHASRQPLTKVHCKVPYRTYERRPAMSWARRVQRSPEVSDDADDDDDSDASDGSPPILTKAHAMLATKRKRTIVLKKRGRKRKRINSSVTTETISETTEVLNEPFDNSDDERPMPLLERTCRAGKMEAEEEEQDEILITPIKRRRGRPRLEKNVRKDGLEQWNEGAAKRPGRPRPVKRKKGWPKGVKRGPPKWRLKSERKMGFKLNLYTPPETPMEAEQHHTQNEAKGEPDQDTISADECYNARSVNLDAVLERLASEPPSPADLVSQKSSSPEGSPLPSSVGSPTGVPDRADSPEPPEDDRAGHESDPEENSPAKDVDHGAVSTVSLDNAKEEDDKNEQEATIEDRDAADEDVVRGKAMEPDGSKSELEQGVRQAPDCITSFLVAKEDGDAELSQPVSTGLCNEEEPPATAENLQEPQTETTVATPPPPEAVAVTSVAAVDSDNPVDSESEEESAPSPCPNQLPPQPAERLMLSPVLNENPPVCAEIDSETAQAVQSLTQESEREKVFQDCAESREPCRSLQTYTRVPNSPQLTPMDDCPQSDHSSPLSSAQSHPSQSVRSVNSPAVSILESSYTQISPDHSAISVPSLHNMETSPMMDVPSVSDHSQQVVDSGFSDLGSIESTTENYENPSSYDSTMGGSICGAGPSQNSCSYGSIPPSGLAQSSCAVSQQMAAVNPGSCGMIQQNSLSSPPHCNVKSPQGCVVVERPPSNSQHSQHSQHPSHSRHGPHNQHSQHNQHGPHNQLSQHSQHNPHNQHSHHHNHHLQHNQHSQHNQHAQHGLHNQHAQHSQQQPMAQCAIPTNFTTTMQLADIPESGNPNLTLYERLNHQGEYGGGHYPQSSGLSLAKLQQFTNTFIDHPRSLPFNHTASHPITSYANTPSLSSQHSSLVSLSQTPHRVPNQQVQATMTPPPNLSSPPTMMLQRNMGIPPSQRIQPQMAPKSHISSRSKSAPLSHHQQQMYARPPQAVTMQAPSRTLAAMPRMNMSVNIMPAPAYNVNSMNMPSLNAMNSYSMSQPMMNSGYHGNHAYMNQSPQYSMQMGMMGTQPYPQQPMQAPPHGNMVYTPAGHHGYMNTGMPKQSLKGSFIRR, from the exons ATGGTAAAACTTGCAAACCCTCTGTACACGGAGTGGATTCTCGAAGCAATACAGAAAATCAAAAGGCAAAAGCAGAGGCCCTCAGAGGAGCGAATCTGTCATGCGGTGGCCACATCGCATGGACTGGACAAGAGGACCGTCCTTGAACAATTGGAATTAAGTGTTCACGATGGCTCTATACTGAAGGTTACAAATAAGGGGAGCACCTCCTACAAGGACCCAGGTAATCCCGGGAGAGTTGGATCAATCCCGCCTGCAAATGTATCCGTGCCATCAAAGGAGTCTATATGGAATTCAAGTGATCTGCGCCACATTGATTGGAATAAAATACTTAAGAGGGCCATCGAGGGCCTGGATGATACCCACGGCTCCTCGTTAAAGAACATCGAGAGGTATCTGAGGAACCAGGATGACCTCTCCAACGTTGTCGACAACCCCGCCTTCCGGCAGAGGTTGCGCCTGGCGGCCAAGCGGTCGGTGAACAACGGCAGGCTGTTCAAAAACGGCCCAAGGTATAAGATCAGCCATGGCGGCGCGGAGGGACGGGCCCTCAGATGTGCGAGCGTTTCCTCCTTACTCCTGTCATCGGTGACGCTCCTCCCCCACGAGCGAGACCAG CTCCGGGTTGACCCCATCCCAATATGCAGTTTCTGTCTTGGAACGAAAGAGTCAAACCGGGACaagcagccagaggagctgctgtcctGCGCAGACTGTGGGAGCAGTG GGCATCCATCATGTCTGAAGTTTTCCCCGGAACTGACCTCAAATGTGAAGAGATTACGGTGGCAGTGTATCGAATGcaaaacctgcagctcctgtcgAATACAGGGCAAAAACGCT GACGAGATGCTTTTCTGTGATTCATGCGATCGGGGCTTTCACATGGAATGCTGCAACCCGCCGCTTTCAAGAATGCCAAAAG GAACGTGGATCTGCCAAGTCTGCAGGCCAAAGGAGAATGGGAAGAAACTGCTGCACAAGAAAGCCGATCAGATCAAACGTCGATATGCAAAGCCAATCGGAAGACCCAGAAATAAGCTCAAACAAAGAAT GTCTGTATCCAGCGGTGACGGCTCCATGGTAACAGTTGGAAGAAGGGGGTCACCTG GCCTCAGCGGGGAGTTGCACTTGAAACAGGAGGCCCGCACCACCTTTGCGGCGATGTCCAGGGAACACGTCACGGAAGAGGACATCGAGACGTTCGTGCACGTTCGGGAACTCGCCATGCAG AGGACTGGATCTCAGATGAACACAGACTCCATGCGATGCCCGGCTGTCATTGAATTTGGGAAATATGAGATTCAGACCTGGTACTCGTCCCCTTACCCGCCCGAATATTCAAG attacaAAAGCTTTATCTGTGTGAGTTCTGTCTGAAGTACATGAGAAGCAAAAACATTCTCCAGAGACACACGAAGAAATGCGGCTGGTTCCACCCGCCAGCCAATGAAATCTACAGGAAAGACAACCTTTCTGTGTTTGAG GTTGATGGAAATGTCAGCAAACTTTTCTGCCAAAACCTCTGCCTGTTGGCCAAGCTTTTCCTGGATCACAAGACCTTGTATTATGATGTGGAGCCTTTCCTCTTCTACATTCTCACAAAGAATGATGAGAAAGGCTGTCATCTTGTGGGTTATTTCTCCAAG GAAAAGCTTTGCCAGCAGAAGTACAATGTCTCCTGCATAATGATCATGCCTCAGTACCAAAGGCAAGGATTTGGAAGGTTCCTCATTGATTTCA GTTACCTTCTCACCAGGCAGGAAGGACAAGCCGGCTCCCCAGAGAAACCGCTGTCAGATCTGGGTCGCTTATCCTATCTGGCATATTGGAAAAGTGTCATACTGGAGTACCTTTATAAGCACCCAGATAAACACATCAGTGTTAAAGGAATAAGCAGGGCCACTGGGATGTGTCCGCACGACATCGCCTCTACTCTCCAGCAGCTGGGCATGATTGACAGACAGGATGGCAG GATTGTGTTGATCAGAAGAGAGCGCTTGATCCTGAAGCACATTGAGAGTCTGCGGGCCAACCCACGCCGCAATGATGTGGACCCCGACGCCCTGCATTGGACGCCATCTACCACTCTCAACGCTGTCctgtcagaggaggagagggaggcagagatggaT GCTGAGCGGCTGAAGGAGCAGGCCAGTTGCtgggagaaggaagagagggagggctACATGAGTCACGCTAGCAGGCAGCCTCTGACCAAGGTCCACTGTAAGGTGCCCTACAGGACTTATGAACGCCGCCCTGCAATGTCCTGGGCCAGGCGCGTCCAGCGGTCACCAGAAGTGAGCGACGATgccgacgacgacgatgattcCGATGCATCAGATGGCTCGCCTCCCATCCTCACAAAAGCCCACGCCATGCTCGCTACCAAGAGAAAG AGAACCATTGTGCTGAAGAAGAGAGGGCGTAAAAGGAAGAGGATAAACAGTAGCGTTACAACGGAAACCATCTCGGAGACAACGGAGGTGTTGAACGAGCCTTTCGATAACTCAGACGATGAGCGTCCAATGCCCCTCCTGGAACGCACCTGCAGAGCGGGCAAGATggaagcagaagaggaagaacaagACGAGATCTTGATTACACCAATAAAACGGCGGAGAGGGCGTCCGAGACTGGAGAAAAACGTTCGCAAGGACGGTCTTGAACAATGGAACGAAG GAGCTGCCAAAAGGCCTGGCAGACCTCGTCCAGTAAAACGAAAGAAAGGCTGGCCCAAAGGAGTAAAGCGAGGTCCTCCAAAATGGAGACTGAAGAGTGAAAGGAAGATGGGCTTCAAGCTCAACCTGTACACGCCTCCTGAAACCCCcatggaggcagagcagcaccacaCCCAGAATGAAGCGAAGGGAGAACCAGACCAGGATACCATCAGTGCGGACGAATGCTACAACGCGCGCTCCGTGAATCTCGACGCAGTGCTCGAGAGGCTCGCTTCTGAGCCCCCTAGTCCCGCGGACCTCGTCTCCCAGAAGTCCAGCTCCCCAGAAGGTTCGCCGTTGCCTTCTTCGGTAGGTTCCCCCACCGGGGTCCCGGACCGAGCCGATTCCCCGGAGCCCCCTGAAGATGACCGGGCAGGCCACGAGAGCGATCCGGAAGAAAACTCCCCAGCCAAAGATGTAGACCACGGCGCAGTGAGCACCGTATCTCTGGACAATGCTAAAGAGGAGGATGACAAGAACGAGCAGGAAGCAACAATTGAAGACCGGGACGCCGCTGATGAGGATGTTGTCCGCGGGAAGGCAATGGAGCCCGACGGAAGCAAATCAGAGTTGGAACAGGGTGTAAGACAAGCGCCCGATTGCATCACATCTTTTTTAGTTGCAAAGGAAGACGGCGACGCCGAGCTGAGTCAGCCGGTGTCTACGGGGCTGTGTAATGAAGAGGAACCGCCTGCAACAGCAGAAAACCTCCAGGAACCACAGACTGAAACAACAGTAGCAACACCGCCGCCCCCCGAAGCAGTGGCAGTCACTTCAGTAGCAGCTGTAGACTCTGATAACCCCGTGGACTCGGAGTCAGAGGAGGAAAGCGCTCCGAGTCCTTGTCCAAATCAGCTGCCTCCGCAGCCTGCAGAGAGGCTAATGCTCAGCCCAGTGCTGAACGAGAATCCCCCAGTCTGTGCGGAGATAGACTCAGAGACGGCCCAAGCTGTTCAGTCCTTGACACAGGAgtctgagagagagaaggtgttCCAGGACTGCGCGGAGAGCCGCGAGCCCTGCAGGAGCTTGCAGACCTACACGCGTGTGCCCAACAGTCCCCAGCTCACTCCGATGGACGACTGCCCGCAGTCAGATCACAGCAGCCCGCTTTCCTCTGCCCAGTCGCATCCCAGCCAGTCAGTGCGCTCCGTTAACAGCCCGGCGGTCTCCATCCTGGAGAGCAGCTACACTCAGATCAGCCCTGACCACAGCGCCATCTCGGTGCCCTCTCTGCACAACATGGAGACGAGCCCGATGATGGACGTGCCGTCGGTGTCCGACCACTCTCAGCAGGTGGTGGACAGCGGTTTCAGTGACCTGGGCAGCATCGAGAGCACCACCGAGAACTACGAGAACCCCAGCAGCTATGACTCGACTATGGGAGGCAGCATTTGTGGGGCCGGACCTTCCCAGAACAGCTGCTCCTATGGTAGCATCCCCCCAAGCGGCCTGGCCCAGAGCAGCTGTGCTGTGAGCCAGCAAATGGCTGCAGTCAACCCTGGTAGCTGTGGAATGATTCAGCAGAACAGCCTGAGCTCACCACCGCACTGCAACGTCAAGTCCCCGCAGGGCTGTGTGGTGGTGGAGAGGCCCCCCAGCAACAGCCAGCACAGCCAACACAGTCAACACCCCTCTCACAGCAGGCACGGCCCACACAATCAGCACAGCCAACACAATCAACACGGCCCTCACAATCAGCTAAGCCAGCACAGTCAACACAATCCTCACAACCAGCACAGTCACCACCACAATCACCATCTGCAACACAATCAGCACAGCCAGCACAATCAGCACGCTCAGCACGGCCTACACAATCAACACGCTcagcacagccagcagcagcccatGGCCCAGTGCGCCATCCCCACCAacttcaccaccaccatgcaGCTGGCGGACATTCCCGAATCGGGCAATCCAAATTTAACCCTCTACGAGAGGCTCAACCACCAGGGGGAGTACGGCGGCGGGCACTACCCTCAGTCCTCTGGCCTCAGTCTGGCTAAACTTCAACAGTTCACCAACACATTCATAGACCACCCGCGCTCTTTGCCTTTCAACCACACAGCCTCGCACCCCATCACATCTTATGCAAATACCCCCTCATTGTCATCTCAGCACTCCAGCTTGGTCTCCTTGTCCCAGACTCCGCATCGAGTCCCCAACCAACAGGTGCAGGCCACCATGACCCCGCCCCCAAATCTCAGCTCCCCGCCAACCATGATGCTACAACGCAATATGGGTATCCCGCCTTCGCAGCGGATCCAGCCCCAAATGGCACCCAAGAGTCACATCTCGTCGCGCTCCAAGTCGGCCCCGCTGTCGCACCACCAGCAACAGATGTACGCCCGGCCGCCGCAGGCTGTGACCATGCAGGCGCCTTCCAGGACGCTGGCTGCCATGCCGCGCATGAACATGAGCGTGAACATAATGCCGGCGCCGGCGTACAACGTCAACTCCATGAACATGCCCTCTCTCAATGCCATGAACAGCTATAGCATGAGCCAGCCTATGATGAACAGCGGCTACCATGGCAACCATGCCTATATGAACCAGTCACCCCAGTACTCTATGCAGATGGGAATGATGGGAACACAGCCATACCCCCAGCAGCCCATGCAGGCTCCACCACATGGCAACATGGTGTACACTCCAGCTGGTCATCATGGCTATATGAACACAGGCATGCCCAAGCAGTCCCTGAAAGGGTCCTTCATCAGACGGTAG